A region of Desulfolithobacter dissulfuricans DNA encodes the following proteins:
- the thiE gene encoding thiamine phosphate synthase produces the protein MARQRAGRGAKIVQLRDKDSSDRRLLEKARYFRRRTTEAGALFLVNDRLDIALMSGADGLHVGQNDLPPEEIRRLAPDLVIGQSCNTEEQARRLGQQEQRSELVLSYYNIGPIYPTGTKDGLAEFIGPEAIEAYSRHCSLPFTVMGGIKEHHVEDLVRAGARRIAVVTAVTDAEDMAAETARLISRITTALEERDG, from the coding sequence GTGGCTCGACAGCGTGCTGGCCGGGGGGCGAAGATCGTCCAACTGCGGGATAAGGACTCTTCCGATCGCCGGTTGCTGGAAAAAGCCCGCTATTTTCGCCGGAGAACCACAGAGGCCGGGGCGCTTTTCCTGGTGAACGACCGGCTCGATATCGCCCTGATGTCCGGGGCGGACGGACTGCATGTGGGTCAGAACGATCTGCCCCCGGAAGAGATCCGCCGCCTGGCTCCGGACTTGGTCATCGGTCAGTCGTGCAACACCGAGGAGCAGGCCAGACGCCTTGGCCAGCAGGAACAGCGAAGCGAACTGGTCCTTTCGTACTACAATATCGGTCCGATCTATCCCACCGGGACCAAGGACGGGCTGGCGGAGTTTATCGGCCCGGAGGCCATAGAGGCCTATTCCAGGCACTGTTCGCTCCCGTTCACGGTGATGGGAGGGATCAAGGAGCATCACGTCGAAGACCTTGTCCGTGCCGGTGCCAGGCGTATCGCGGTGGTTACCGCCGTCACCGACGCCGAAGACATGGCGGCAGAGACCGCCCGCCTGATAAGCCGGATCACCACGGCCCTGGAGGAACGAGATGGATGA
- a CDS encoding citrate synthase has translation MTRKIHTERTAELKIDGKTYTLPIIEGSEGDRAIDISRLLQETGYMTLDTGYKNTGSCASTITYLDGNKGILRYRGYAIEELAEKCSFVEVAYLLIHDKLPNTEELNAFKSLLERFALIHEDMIHFFDHFPSHASPMSILSVMVNSLCNYYPEMSDDPLENIDMTAARLISKIRTIAAFSYKKSMGHPLVYPRHDLSYCGNFLNMMFDKPVKPYTVRPEVVATLNKLLILHADHEQNCSTSTVRLVGSAGVNLYASIAAGINALWGPLHGGANEAVIQMLEAIHADNNDFEKYINKAKDKNDPFRLSGFGHRVYKTYDPRGTIIKKACDEILTVLNISDPLLDIARKLEEIALSDEYFIKRNLYPNVDFYSGIIYRAIGIPTNMFTVMFALGRLPGWIAQWKEMREDPSTKIGRPRQVYVGEPERPFIPLEKRD, from the coding sequence ATGACCCGAAAAATTCATACTGAACGTACCGCTGAGCTGAAAATCGATGGCAAAACCTACACCCTGCCCATCATCGAGGGATCCGAGGGTGACCGGGCCATCGATATAAGCCGGCTGCTCCAGGAGACCGGCTACATGACCCTTGATACCGGGTACAAAAACACCGGTTCCTGCGCCAGCACCATCACCTATCTCGACGGCAACAAGGGTATTCTCCGCTACCGGGGCTACGCCATCGAAGAGTTGGCTGAAAAATGTTCGTTCGTCGAGGTGGCCTACCTCCTGATCCACGACAAGCTGCCCAATACCGAAGAGCTCAATGCCTTCAAATCGCTACTGGAACGCTTTGCCCTGATCCACGAGGACATGATCCACTTCTTTGATCATTTTCCCTCCCATGCCTCGCCCATGTCCATTCTCTCGGTCATGGTCAACTCGCTCTGCAACTACTACCCCGAGATGAGCGATGACCCGCTGGAGAACATCGACATGACCGCGGCCCGTCTCATCTCAAAGATCCGGACCATTGCCGCCTTTTCCTACAAAAAATCCATGGGTCATCCGCTGGTCTATCCGCGGCACGACCTCTCCTACTGCGGTAACTTCCTGAACATGATGTTCGACAAGCCAGTCAAGCCCTACACGGTTCGGCCCGAGGTCGTGGCCACCCTCAACAAGCTGCTCATCCTCCACGCCGATCACGAGCAGAACTGCTCCACTTCCACCGTCCGTCTGGTGGGCAGCGCAGGGGTCAATCTGTACGCCTCCATCGCCGCCGGCATCAATGCCCTGTGGGGCCCTCTGCACGGCGGTGCCAACGAGGCGGTTATCCAGATGCTCGAGGCCATCCACGCCGACAACAATGATTTTGAAAAGTATATCAACAAGGCCAAGGACAAGAACGATCCTTTCCGGCTTTCCGGCTTCGGGCACCGGGTCTACAAGACCTATGATCCACGCGGAACCATCATCAAAAAGGCCTGCGACGAAATACTCACGGTCCTCAACATCTCCGACCCGCTGCTGGACATTGCCCGCAAACTCGAGGAGATCGCGCTCAGCGACGAGTATTTCATCAAACGCAACCTCTACCCCAACGTGGATTTCTATTCAGGAATCATCTACCGCGCCATAGGCATACCCACCAACATGTTCACGGTTATGTTCGCCCTGGGCCGGCTGCCGGGCTGGATCGCCCAGTGGAAGGAAATGCGGGAGGACCCGAGCACCAAGATCGGCCGCCCCAGGCAGGTCTATGTCGGCGAGCCGGAACGCCCCTTTATCCCACTGGAAAAACGGGATTGA
- a CDS encoding PilZ domain-containing protein, with product MTDRRRFPRYRVKDGALAFIGAVPGAIVDISEGGMAVHYAVFGREPDRNLRLDIFLGSDDFLLKDIPASIVNDSTLDPDAPFRAVQVKRFSLRFGELSDQQKSSLRYFILHNTVSEA from the coding sequence GTGACTGACCGCCGTCGATTTCCAAGGTACCGGGTCAAGGATGGGGCGCTGGCCTTTATCGGTGCTGTTCCCGGCGCTATTGTTGATATCAGCGAAGGCGGCATGGCCGTCCATTATGCGGTGTTCGGCCGGGAGCCGGACCGCAACCTTCGCCTGGACATCTTCCTGGGCAGTGATGACTTTCTACTCAAGGATATTCCCGCCTCCATTGTCAACGACTCGACGCTTGACCCGGACGCGCCCTTTAGGGCGGTCCAGGTCAAACGTTTCTCCCTGCGATTCGGCGAGCTTTCGGATCAGCAGAAATCCTCCCTGAGATATTTCATCCTCCACAATACCGTCAGCGAGGCCTGA
- the polA gene encoding DNA polymerase I has product MPGDRSADDLLCRRGRGDKREDAFARVGLEQAKNYSCEDVYGSLQLFELQKPQLEKLALWSLFADLEGPLIPVLSRMERAGIEVDMDLLSALSAEFAEKLEKLKGEIYALAGEEFNINSTQQLGEILFEKLKLPRGRKTKTGYSTDVKVLERLAAQHELPGLILAYRNLAKLKSTYIDKLARLRHPDTGRIHTSFNQCGTATGRLSSSNPNLQNIPVRSEEGQRIRSAFVAAGGCLLLSGDYSQIDLRVLAHYSRDEALLEAFRNGEDIHRRTAAEIFFVSPELITPEMRRVAKTINFGIVYGMSSYGLASQLQISRKEAQTFIDRYFEHYAGVRKFMEEIIARAHEQGYVTTLLGRRRQLPEINSRNRTKREFAERTAINTPIQGTAADIIKLAMLRVDRELREQKLAARMILQIHDELVLEVPKKELDVTRDLLQQAMETVMELAVPLSVNLTVSQNLGKA; this is encoded by the coding sequence GTGCCAGGAGATCGATCTGCAGATGACCTCCTTTGCCGACGTGGTCGGGGGGATAAACGTGAGGACGCTTTTGCCCGGGTGGGGCTCGAGCAGGCCAAGAACTACAGCTGCGAGGATGTCTACGGCTCCCTGCAGCTTTTTGAACTGCAGAAGCCCCAGCTGGAGAAGCTTGCGCTCTGGTCCCTGTTTGCCGACCTGGAGGGACCGCTTATCCCGGTACTCTCCCGGATGGAGCGTGCCGGAATCGAGGTGGACATGGACCTGCTCTCCGCCCTGTCCGCTGAATTTGCCGAAAAACTGGAAAAGCTCAAGGGTGAGATCTATGCTCTGGCCGGTGAGGAGTTCAATATCAATTCGACCCAGCAGCTGGGCGAGATCCTGTTTGAAAAACTTAAACTGCCCCGGGGGCGCAAGACCAAGACCGGCTACTCCACCGACGTCAAGGTGCTGGAGCGGCTGGCGGCCCAGCACGAGCTGCCGGGACTGATACTTGCGTACCGCAACCTGGCCAAGCTCAAGTCCACCTATATCGACAAGCTGGCCAGGCTCAGGCATCCGGACACCGGACGGATCCATACCTCGTTCAACCAGTGCGGTACCGCCACCGGTCGGCTCAGCTCAAGTAATCCCAATCTGCAGAACATTCCGGTACGCTCCGAGGAGGGGCAGCGGATCCGCTCTGCCTTTGTGGCTGCCGGCGGCTGTCTGCTGCTCTCCGGAGACTATTCGCAGATAGATCTCAGGGTTCTGGCCCATTATTCCCGCGATGAGGCCCTGCTTGAGGCCTTCCGCAACGGCGAGGATATCCACCGGCGGACCGCTGCAGAGATTTTTTTCGTCTCTCCGGAATTAATCACCCCCGAGATGCGGCGGGTGGCCAAGACGATCAATTTCGGTATTGTCTACGGCATGTCCAGTTACGGCCTGGCCAGCCAGCTGCAGATCAGTCGCAAGGAGGCCCAGACCTTCATAGACCGGTATTTTGAACATTATGCCGGGGTCAGAAAGTTCATGGAGGAGATCATTGCCAGGGCCCATGAACAGGGCTATGTGACCACCCTGCTCGGCCGTCGGCGACAGTTGCCTGAAATCAACAGCCGCAACCGGACCAAGCGGGAGTTCGCCGAGAGGACGGCCATCAATACTCCCATCCAGGGGACGGCGGCCGATATCATCAAGCTGGCCATGCTCCGGGTGGACCGGGAGTTGCGCGAGCAGAAGCTGGCCGCCAGGATGATCCTGCAGATCCATGACGAACTGGTACTTGAAGTGCCGAAAAAGGAGCTCGACGTTACCCGGGATCTTCTGCAACAGGCCATGGAAACGGTCATGGAGCTGGCGGTTCCTCTTTCGGTCAACCTGACGGTCAGTCAAAATCTTGGCAAAGCTTAG
- a CDS encoding cold-shock protein, whose translation MELKVEARNLDMRKGWLEKIEEEKAKLVRHYANFVLHLRVTIEATPGYKEGGYEVRLVASVPNDTVVVKRWGEKVRPILVEAFDVLGLRLKEIVRKKQNHKNVKVSEAIVAGNVSGTIKKLFPEDAYGFITTPDDDEVFFHENVLRDVSMHQLSEGDAVMLAITSGDKGPQASWVRMAKA comes from the coding sequence ATGGAACTGAAAGTTGAGGCCAGAAATCTCGACATGCGGAAAGGATGGCTGGAAAAGATTGAAGAGGAGAAGGCAAAACTTGTTCGCCATTATGCCAACTTCGTTCTTCATCTTCGAGTGACCATCGAAGCTACCCCCGGCTATAAGGAGGGTGGTTATGAAGTCCGGCTGGTCGCTTCTGTGCCCAATGACACTGTAGTGGTCAAGCGCTGGGGTGAGAAGGTGCGTCCGATACTGGTGGAAGCCTTTGATGTCTTAGGACTCAGGCTCAAGGAAATCGTCCGCAAGAAACAGAACCACAAGAACGTCAAGGTGTCTGAGGCCATTGTGGCCGGCAATGTGTCCGGGACCATCAAAAAACTTTTTCCCGAGGATGCCTATGGTTTTATCACCACCCCGGATGACGATGAGGTGTTTTTTCATGAGAATGTGCTGCGCGATGTTTCCATGCATCAGCTCAGCGAAGGTGACGCCGTGATGCTGGCGATCACCAGTGGAGACAAGGGGCCCCAGGCAAGCTGGGTCCGGATGGCCAAGGCCTGA
- the hemH gene encoding ferrochelatase, which translates to MHTKKTAVLLLNLGGPGKQEDVEPFLYNLFSDRQIIRLGPWFLQKFIARRIARKRAPKSRESYRKIGGGSPILAITKQQARALEEALGNSGDYLVRSCMRYWHPFASEILPELAREGVGEIIALPLYPQYSVATTGSSLTDLNRTADRLKLPFTIREIRSWPDQPQYIRCLAGRIREGLGRFKSTPEVVYSAHSLPQKFIDEGDPYVDDLHKTISALEKITGIQGHLCYQSRSGPVEWLEPSTPDMLRRLASSGCRNILMVPISFVSDHVETLYEIDMLYRDMAAELGMELRSTRALNDDPEFIGALRDLVLSQPSAPAAM; encoded by the coding sequence ATGCATACGAAAAAGACAGCCGTCCTGCTGCTCAACCTCGGTGGCCCGGGAAAGCAGGAGGATGTGGAACCCTTTCTGTACAACCTGTTTTCCGACCGGCAGATTATCCGTCTTGGCCCCTGGTTCCTGCAAAAATTCATCGCCCGCAGGATCGCCCGCAAAAGGGCGCCCAAGTCCAGGGAAAGTTACCGGAAAATCGGCGGCGGCTCCCCTATTCTGGCCATCACGAAGCAACAGGCCAGAGCCCTGGAAGAGGCCCTGGGGAACAGTGGCGACTATCTGGTGCGGAGCTGCATGCGGTACTGGCACCCTTTTGCCAGCGAGATCCTGCCGGAACTGGCCCGGGAAGGTGTCGGCGAGATCATCGCCCTCCCCCTCTATCCCCAGTATTCGGTGGCCACCACCGGCTCCTCCCTCACCGACCTGAACCGGACCGCCGATAGACTGAAGCTGCCCTTCACCATCCGGGAGATCCGTTCCTGGCCGGACCAGCCGCAATACATCAGGTGCCTGGCAGGCCGGATCCGGGAAGGGCTCGGCAGATTCAAAAGCACGCCCGAGGTGGTGTACAGTGCCCACAGCCTGCCGCAGAAATTCATCGACGAGGGCGACCCCTATGTCGATGACCTCCACAAAACCATCTCCGCCCTGGAGAAGATCACCGGCATCCAGGGTCATCTCTGCTACCAGAGCCGCAGCGGGCCGGTTGAATGGCTTGAGCCATCCACACCCGACATGCTCCGCCGACTTGCCTCCTCGGGCTGCAGGAACATCCTCATGGTGCCGATATCCTTTGTCTCGGACCATGTGGAGACCCTGTACGAGATCGACATGCTCTACCGGGACATGGCAGCAGAACTGGGCATGGAACTGCGCTCCACCCGGGCCCTGAACGATGACCCGGAATTCATTGGCGCGCTGCGGGACCTGGTGCTCAGCCAGCCCAGCGCTCCAGCTGCGATGTGA
- the rodA gene encoding rod shape-determining protein RodA, with product MLRFDRRLIHHFDWVMLVMLLLVAGMALANLYSSTWNGGPDPSSTFYKQLLFYGAGLGLITILISFDYRELEKLGYVLYGAVLLLLLYTDFFVSTVAGTQRWINLGFFHLQPSEPAKLVLVIVLASCYSQTENQNGYRVRDLIRPALLTALPFVLIMIQPDLGTALMLGIIFVSMTLFVKLRWTTVGILGGAGISAGLIIYRFLLKPYQRRRIETFLNPESDPMNHGYQITQSKIAVGSGQIFGKGFLEGTQGHLHFLPERHTDFAFSVWAEEWGFAGSLFFLSCYFFMLLWGLNIALTARDKFGVLLAFGLVMLIFWQAVINLFMIMGFLPVVGIPLPMFSYGGSSLLTTLISLGILMNIRMRRFQEK from the coding sequence ATGCTGCGCTTTGATCGTCGTCTCATTCATCATTTCGACTGGGTCATGCTGGTCATGCTGCTGCTGGTCGCCGGTATGGCCCTGGCCAACCTGTACAGCTCCACCTGGAACGGCGGGCCGGATCCGTCGTCCACGTTCTACAAGCAGCTGCTCTTCTACGGGGCAGGGCTGGGACTGATCACCATCCTGATCAGTTTTGACTACCGGGAGCTGGAAAAGCTGGGCTATGTCCTCTATGGGGCGGTACTGCTGCTCCTGCTCTATACCGATTTCTTTGTCTCTACCGTGGCCGGGACCCAGCGCTGGATCAACCTGGGATTTTTTCACCTCCAGCCCTCGGAGCCTGCCAAACTGGTGCTGGTGATAGTGCTTGCCAGTTGTTACTCGCAGACAGAAAATCAGAACGGCTACCGGGTACGGGATCTGATCCGTCCGGCTCTGCTCACGGCCTTGCCCTTTGTCCTGATCATGATCCAGCCGGATCTCGGGACCGCGCTGATGCTGGGGATTATCTTTGTTTCCATGACCCTGTTTGTGAAACTGCGCTGGACAACCGTGGGTATTCTTGGCGGTGCCGGGATTTCAGCCGGGCTGATCATCTACCGTTTCCTGCTGAAACCCTACCAGCGCCGACGGATAGAAACTTTTCTCAATCCAGAGTCCGATCCCATGAACCACGGCTACCAGATCACCCAGTCCAAAATCGCTGTGGGCAGTGGCCAGATCTTCGGCAAGGGCTTCCTGGAGGGCACCCAGGGGCATCTCCATTTTCTGCCGGAGCGGCATACGGACTTTGCCTTTTCGGTCTGGGCCGAAGAATGGGGCTTTGCCGGCAGTCTGTTTTTTCTGAGCTGCTATTTTTTCATGCTGCTCTGGGGACTGAACATCGCCCTCACTGCCCGGGACAAGTTCGGCGTGCTGCTGGCCTTTGGCCTGGTGATGCTCATTTTCTGGCAGGCGGTCATCAACCTGTTCATGATCATGGGCTTTCTGCCGGTGGTGGGCATTCCTCTGCCTATGTTCAGTTACGGCGGCTCTTCCCTGCTCACCACCCTGATCAGCCTTGGCATCCTGATGAATATCCGGATGCGCCGTTTCCAGGAAAAATAA
- the mrdA gene encoding penicillin-binding protein 2, giving the protein MKNLRKSRKNKKRDDPLKQAARRRDAPLGKITPRDEGELDFLRKRTLVASVVLITFFSILIARLWYLQIQKGEEYARMADSNRVRYVEVAAPRGNIFDRKGREIVTNRPSFNVVWLREDNTIDDELFKKVSRILEVDSSELLKRVRRMAAAPGHIPIRLAEDIDWEKVAYIENNRLELPGIKIEVVPLRVYHYGNLASHIIGYLGEINKKELARSEPGVYRGGDLIGKMGLEKIREKDLRGEKGRHYMEVNALGFEQKNLKGIEPLPGNDLHLTLDVDLQQTAEEVMESQDYSGAVVVIEVNSGRLLAAASSPALALDKFIGGISHKDWQEMLENPHKPLLNKVVQGEYPPASTYKIVTAIAGLAEGVISQDTIIYCPGYYRFGNRTYRCWKRAGHGAVNLKRALAESCDVYFYQVGQRLGVDRLASYAVRLGLGKKTGVEMEHERPGLIPTAAWKKRRTGRNWQEGETLSVAIGQGFDLATPLQIAVMTATVANGGTQYKPALIEQVVDPEGNVLEQFELEVRARFAGQGKNLRLIRQALVEAVNGKHATGRRARLANITVAGKTGTAQVVRLKQYQHLKEEDIPYKYRDHAWFTCFAPAENPEIAVTVLVEHGLHGGSAAAPVARALLEKYFQDRLQDPDKISMVVLPTRLVADMAKP; this is encoded by the coding sequence ATGAAAAATCTCAGAAAAAGCAGGAAAAACAAGAAACGGGACGATCCACTGAAGCAGGCGGCCCGCAGGCGTGACGCACCGCTGGGTAAGATCACGCCCCGGGACGAGGGAGAGTTGGATTTTCTCCGCAAGCGAACCCTGGTCGCCTCGGTTGTGCTTATCACCTTTTTTTCCATTCTTATTGCCCGTCTCTGGTATCTGCAGATCCAGAAAGGCGAGGAGTATGCCCGGATGGCGGACAGCAACCGGGTCCGCTATGTGGAGGTGGCCGCGCCCCGAGGCAATATCTTTGACCGCAAGGGACGGGAGATCGTCACCAACCGGCCGTCGTTCAACGTGGTATGGCTGCGGGAAGACAACACCATCGATGATGAGCTGTTCAAAAAGGTCTCGCGGATCCTGGAGGTGGACTCGTCGGAACTGCTCAAGCGGGTTCGGCGGATGGCGGCGGCACCCGGCCATATCCCCATCCGGCTGGCAGAGGATATCGACTGGGAAAAGGTGGCCTATATCGAGAACAACCGACTGGAGCTGCCCGGAATCAAGATCGAGGTGGTGCCTCTGCGGGTCTATCATTACGGCAACCTGGCCTCCCATATCATCGGCTATCTCGGGGAAATCAACAAAAAGGAGCTGGCCCGGTCCGAACCCGGCGTCTACCGGGGTGGTGACCTGATCGGCAAGATGGGGCTGGAAAAAATACGGGAAAAGGATCTGCGGGGTGAAAAAGGCCGTCACTACATGGAGGTCAATGCCCTGGGGTTTGAACAGAAGAATCTCAAGGGGATCGAACCGCTGCCCGGTAATGATCTTCACCTGACCCTGGATGTGGATCTCCAGCAGACCGCCGAGGAGGTTATGGAAAGCCAGGATTATTCCGGAGCCGTGGTCGTCATCGAGGTCAATTCGGGCCGTCTGTTGGCTGCTGCCAGCTCCCCGGCCCTGGCCCTGGACAAGTTTATCGGCGGTATTTCCCACAAGGACTGGCAGGAGATGCTCGAAAATCCCCACAAACCCCTGCTCAACAAAGTGGTCCAGGGAGAATATCCTCCTGCCTCGACGTATAAGATCGTCACCGCCATTGCCGGGCTGGCCGAAGGGGTGATCAGCCAGGATACCATTATCTATTGTCCCGGCTATTACCGGTTCGGCAACCGGACCTACCGGTGCTGGAAACGAGCCGGGCACGGGGCGGTGAATCTCAAGCGGGCCCTGGCCGAGTCGTGTGATGTCTACTTCTATCAGGTGGGACAGCGGCTCGGGGTGGACCGGCTGGCCTCTTATGCCGTCCGGCTGGGGCTGGGCAAAAAGACCGGGGTGGAGATGGAGCATGAACGCCCGGGCCTCATTCCCACCGCGGCCTGGAAAAAAAGGCGGACCGGCAGGAACTGGCAGGAAGGGGAAACTTTGTCGGTGGCCATAGGACAGGGTTTTGACCTGGCCACACCGCTGCAGATCGCGGTCATGACCGCCACTGTGGCCAACGGAGGGACGCAGTACAAGCCCGCCCTGATCGAACAGGTTGTTGACCCGGAGGGTAACGTGCTGGAGCAGTTCGAGCTCGAGGTCCGGGCCCGGTTCGCCGGTCAGGGCAAGAACCTGCGTCTGATCCGTCAGGCCCTGGTCGAGGCGGTCAACGGCAAGCACGCCACCGGCCGGCGGGCCAGGCTGGCAAATATCACCGTGGCCGGAAAAACCGGAACCGCCCAGGTGGTGCGCCTCAAGCAGTACCAGCATCTCAAGGAAGAAGATATTCCCTACAAGTACCGTGACCACGCCTGGTTTACCTGCTTTGCTCCGGCGGAAAATCCGGAAATCGCGGTTACCGTCCTGGTGGAACATGGCCTGCACGGAGGTTCGGCGGCCGCCCCGGTGGCCAGGGCACTGCTGGAAAAATATTTTCAGGACCGTCTGCAGGATCCGGACAAGATAAGCATGGTGGTTCTGCCGACCCGGCTTGTAGCCGATATGGCTAAACCCTAA
- the mreC gene encoding rod shape-determining protein MreC: protein MRKKGSRKRNGRSRTIRIVVLSGLLLTLALILIVSTLGPQRFGLLHKLVAETTGPVQKYLTGVTGYFSDLKSRYVDLIGVREENERLWAELRECRAAAYRSREAVATNARLRKLLDFKMNHDLPMVAATVVGKDPSLWFRTVVIDRGTSDGVMKGMPVVTGDGIVGQIFTTSPNYSKVLLAIAPSSALDVLLQESRVRGILKGTGSLRYRLDYILKTVDVKEGDHVVTAGYGGLFPPGLPVGVVSKVVRRRRGMFLEIEVRPAADFSTLEELLVIEKDTPFVDEQP from the coding sequence ATGCGTAAAAAGGGGAGCAGGAAACGTAATGGTCGTTCCAGGACAATCAGGATAGTTGTCCTCAGTGGACTGCTGTTGACGCTTGCCCTCATTCTCATTGTCTCCACTCTGGGTCCCCAGCGTTTCGGCCTGCTGCACAAGCTGGTGGCCGAGACCACCGGTCCGGTTCAGAAATACCTGACCGGGGTGACCGGTTATTTCAGTGATCTAAAGTCCCGCTACGTGGACCTGATCGGGGTCCGGGAAGAAAATGAGCGGTTGTGGGCCGAGCTGCGGGAATGCAGGGCGGCCGCCTATCGCAGTCGGGAGGCCGTGGCCACCAATGCCCGGCTCCGTAAACTGCTCGACTTCAAGATGAACCATGACCTGCCTATGGTGGCGGCCACCGTTGTCGGCAAGGATCCCTCGCTCTGGTTCCGGACCGTGGTGATTGACCGCGGGACCTCTGATGGGGTGATGAAGGGGATGCCGGTGGTGACCGGAGACGGTATTGTCGGGCAGATCTTCACCACCTCGCCCAACTATTCCAAGGTGCTGCTGGCCATTGCCCCCTCCAGTGCCCTGGATGTTCTGCTCCAGGAATCCCGGGTCCGGGGGATTCTCAAGGGAACCGGCTCGCTGAGGTACCGGCTCGACTATATCCTGAAGACCGTGGACGTTAAGGAGGGGGACCATGTGGTCACCGCTGGCTATGGCGGCCTTTTTCCGCCCGGTCTGCCTGTGGGTGTGGTGTCCAAGGTGGTTCGTCGTCGGCGGGGCATGTTCCTGGAGATAGAGGTACGGCCGGCGGCGGATTTCTCGACCCTGGAAGAGCTGCTGGTTATTGAGAAGGACACTCCATTTGTCGACGAGCAGCCATGA
- a CDS encoding rod shape-determining protein gives MFSPFNFLFGWMSNDLAIDLGTANTVLYVKGKGIVLREPSVVAVRQDIRGSKVLAVGKEAKEMLGKTPGNIAAIRPMKDGVIADFEVTEAMLRYFINKVHNRRTLVHPRIIISVPSGITQVEKRAVRESAESAGAREVYLIEEPMAAAIGADLPITEPTANMIVDIGGGTTEVAVISLAGIVYAKSVRVAGDKMDESILQYIKRKHNLAIGERTAELIKTTIGNVQPEEPYETMEIKGRDLVSGVPKTLTISSKEIQSAIAEQVEVIVDAVRVALEVTPPELSADIVDQGIVLTGGGALLKNLDKLLMDETGMPIIVADDPLSSVVLGSGQALDNLEILKEIAID, from the coding sequence ATGTTTTCTCCGTTTAATTTTTTGTTTGGCTGGATGTCCAACGATCTGGCCATAGATCTGGGCACAGCAAATACTGTTCTCTACGTCAAGGGCAAGGGGATAGTGCTGCGTGAACCATCGGTGGTGGCCGTGCGCCAGGACATCCGTGGTTCCAAGGTGTTGGCCGTGGGCAAAGAGGCCAAGGAGATGCTTGGCAAGACGCCGGGTAATATCGCTGCCATCCGGCCTATGAAGGACGGCGTTATCGCTGATTTCGAGGTCACCGAGGCCATGCTGCGCTACTTTATCAACAAGGTGCACAACCGGCGGACCCTGGTCCATCCGCGGATTATCATCTCGGTTCCCTCCGGCATCACCCAGGTGGAAAAACGTGCTGTTCGGGAATCGGCCGAATCCGCCGGCGCCCGGGAAGTGTACCTCATCGAGGAGCCCATGGCCGCAGCCATTGGCGCGGACCTTCCCATCACCGAACCCACTGCCAACATGATCGTTGATATCGGCGGCGGTACCACCGAGGTGGCGGTGATTTCGCTTGCCGGCATTGTCTATGCCAAGTCGGTCCGGGTGGCAGGCGATAAGATGGATGAATCCATTCTCCAGTATATCAAACGCAAGCACAATCTCGCCATCGGCGAGCGTACCGCCGAGCTGATCAAGACCACCATCGGCAATGTGCAGCCTGAAGAACCCTACGAAACCATGGAGATCAAGGGACGCGACCTGGTCTCTGGTGTGCCCAAGACCCTGACCATCTCTTCCAAGGAAATCCAGTCCGCCATCGCCGAGCAGGTGGAAGTGATCGTCGATGCGGTCCGGGTCGCCCTGGAGGTGACCCCGCCCGAACTCTCCGCGGACATCGTCGATCAGGGTATTGTCCTGACCGGCGGCGGCGCCTTGCTCAAGAATCTGGACAAGCTGCTCATGGACGAGACCGGCATGCCGATCATCGTCGCCGACGACCCGCTTTCGTCGGTGGTTCTGGGGTCGGGCCAGGCCCTGGATAACCTTGAGATCCTCAAGGAAATCGCCATTGACTGA